One Firmicutes bacterium HGW-Firmicutes-1 genomic window carries:
- a CDS encoding ammonium transporter: MDELKLVMDTIWVLIAAALVFFMQAGFAMVETGFTRAKNAGNIIMKNLMDFCIGSIMFWAVGYGLMFGADSFGGLIGKPGFFFSGDYTSLIFQTVFCATAATIVSGAMAERTKFIAYLAYSFCISVVIYPVTGHWIWGGGWLSRLAIGEATGFVDFAGSTAVHFVGGMCALVGAAIIGPRIGKYSKDGKSHAIPGHSLTLGALGVFILWFGWFGFNPGSQLAASSAEDAFAIGKIFVTTNLAAAVAATVTMIITWIRYKKPDVSMTLNGALAGLVAITAGCAAVTPVGAALIGVVAGGMIVVGIEFIDKVLKIDDPVGAVGVHAINGAVGTLLVGLFSESTGLFYGHGFGQLAVQAIGVAAVGAFVSIAAFIIFKTIDLTIGLRVSEKEELIGLDIEEHGIESYADFELRGIQVR, encoded by the coding sequence ATGGATGAATTAAAATTAGTTATGGATACAATTTGGGTACTTATTGCGGCAGCGTTGGTGTTTTTCATGCAAGCTGGGTTTGCAATGGTTGAGACTGGATTTACAAGAGCAAAAAATGCAGGTAACATCATTATGAAGAACTTAATGGATTTTTGTATTGGATCTATTATGTTTTGGGCAGTTGGTTATGGTTTGATGTTTGGAGCAGATTCATTTGGTGGACTTATTGGAAAACCAGGGTTTTTCTTTAGTGGTGATTATACATCATTGATTTTTCAGACAGTGTTTTGTGCTACAGCAGCAACCATCGTGTCTGGTGCTATGGCAGAAAGAACTAAATTTATCGCTTACTTAGCATATAGTTTCTGTATTTCCGTAGTAATTTACCCTGTTACAGGTCATTGGATTTGGGGTGGCGGATGGTTAAGTCGTTTAGCGATAGGTGAGGCAACAGGTTTTGTTGATTTCGCAGGTTCTACAGCGGTTCACTTTGTTGGTGGTATGTGTGCCTTAGTCGGTGCAGCTATCATTGGACCTAGAATCGGTAAATATTCAAAAGATGGTAAATCTCATGCCATACCTGGTCACAGTTTAACCCTTGGAGCACTCGGTGTATTCATCCTTTGGTTTGGATGGTTTGGATTTAATCCAGGATCACAACTTGCAGCTTCTTCAGCTGAAGATGCTTTTGCAATAGGTAAAATCTTTGTTACAACAAATTTAGCAGCGGCAGTTGCAGCAACAGTTACAATGATCATTACATGGATTAGATATAAAAAACCGGATGTATCAATGACATTAAATGGTGCATTAGCAGGATTGGTAGCCATAACTGCTGGATGTGCGGCAGTGACACCGGTTGGTGCAGCATTGATAGGTGTTGTTGCAGGAGGAATGATTGTTGTTGGAATTGAATTTATTGATAAAGTGTTGAAAATTGACGATCCAGTTGGAGCTGTCGGTGTTCATGCAATAAATGGTGCAGTAGGAACATTGCTTGTAGGATTATTTTCAGAAAGCACAGGATTATTCTACGGACATGGATTTGGACAATTAGCAGTTCAAGCAATTGGTGTTGCAGCAGTAGGTGCATTTGTATCTATAGCAGCATTTATCATATTCAAAACAATTGACTTGACAATAGGTTTAAGAGTAAGTGAAAAAGAGGAACTTATCGGACTTGATATTGAAGAGCATGGAATAGAAAGCTATGCAGACTTTGAATTAAGAGGTATTCAAGTTAGATAA
- a CDS encoding P-II family nitrogen regulator — MDKITKVDIITRPSKIEDLKMALNEIGITGMTFSNVLGCGLQKGKTEYYRGTEYSIDLLPKARLEVVVCEVPVELVIETAKKVLRTGEIGDGKIFIYPVENVIKVRTGEEGVKAL; from the coding sequence ATGGATAAAATCACAAAAGTAGACATTATTACTAGACCAAGCAAAATTGAAGATCTAAAGATGGCGTTAAATGAGATAGGTATAACAGGGATGACCTTTTCAAATGTACTTGGATGTGGCCTTCAGAAGGGTAAAACAGAGTACTATAGAGGAACAGAATACAGCATTGATTTGTTGCCAAAGGCAAGATTAGAAGTAGTTGTTTGTGAGGTACCTGTAGAACTAGTCATTGAGACTGCTAAGAAAGTACTAAGAACTGGTGAAATTGGTGATGGAAAGATTTTTATTTATCCAGTTGAAAATGTGATAAAGGTTAGAACTGGTGAAGAAGGCGTTAAGGCATTGTAA
- a CDS encoding thymidylate kinase has translation MKGKLIIIESGTDGSGKATQAQLLYEKIKDTNHNVKKITFPNYDSDASALVKMYLKGSFGSNPTDVNPYIASTFYSVDRFASYKTEWEEFYNEGGIIIADRYTTSNMVHQASKITNELEREEYLNWLWDFEFNKFNLPIPTCVVFLNMPPEHTQRLMENRANKFTGEAEKDIHEKDMAYLVDSYHNALYIAEKYNWIMVNCIEDHQIRTVNSIHEDIYKIVKEVI, from the coding sequence ATGAAAGGAAAGTTAATTATAATAGAAAGTGGTACTGATGGGAGTGGTAAAGCAACGCAAGCCCAATTACTATACGAAAAAATCAAAGATACCAATCATAATGTAAAAAAAATTACGTTTCCCAATTACGATAGTGATGCTTCTGCTTTGGTTAAAATGTATTTAAAGGGTAGCTTTGGAAGCAATCCTACGGATGTAAATCCTTATATAGCATCTACTTTTTATTCTGTTGATAGATTTGCGTCCTATAAAACAGAATGGGAGGAATTCTATAACGAAGGGGGTATCATAATTGCTGATAGGTATACTACCTCAAATATGGTACATCAAGCTTCCAAGATCACAAATGAATTAGAGCGTGAGGAGTATTTGAATTGGCTATGGGACTTTGAGTTCAATAAATTCAATCTTCCAATTCCAACATGTGTAGTGTTTTTAAATATGCCACCTGAACATACGCAAAGATTAATGGAAAATAGGGCAAATAAATTTACAGGTGAAGCTGAAAAAGATATCCATGAAAAAGACATGGCATACCTTGTTGACTCTTATCACAATGCCCTATATATTGCTGAAAAGTATAATTGGATTATGGTCAATTGCATAGAGGATCATCAAATAAGAACCGTTAATAGTATTCATGAAGACATATATAAAATTGTAAAAGAAGTTATTTAA